The Mya arenaria isolate MELC-2E11 chromosome 15, ASM2691426v1 genomic sequence AGCTCTTTTTACAGCATGTGACGTCAAGTCGTTACAGTGATAAATATTTATCTATAGGTTAACCTGATAAACACAACTTATTTGGTGTTCCATTATGATAGTGCAACATTTAGTTATCAAGCAACGTAAGTGTTCCGATTTTCATCGTCATATGGTTAAAGTCAAATGATATATTTGGGtttatatttagaatattttatatGGTGATATCGGCTTTTAGtgcattattttgaaataggGAGAGGAGAATTACAAAATTTTccgttttaaaattatataaacagtGGAGTAAAACTAAAAGAATTATACCAGTCATTTCAAAAGATCGATAGACATCTAGAAGTTTGACCGATATGTAAGTAAAACAACATGGTTTAAGGTATACGATATAAAATTAAGCATGCGATGGACTATAATGTTCAATTGTCTATGCCCGATAACCCGTACAAGtttagtatcatttgaaagagtaTTGCTCACCCATAACTAATACAAATGGAAAATAAACGATCGAAATTGTCCAATGtcgaaaaagtatttttgttctttatttcaactgaaagcGGGCATAAAATGACGTTAATTTTGCGTTATATGACAAGGTTAAAAAGTATGTGAATATTGTTttggttttctttttaaatattctttctTTACACATACaatccatttcaaatgataccaaaataatatggtgCCGCAAGGCatcaaaaatgttcaaaacaatgaaggcatttcattgttattttttgtatattttattaatatataaatgtatatcacACCGAACACTAATGCTGACTATTTTGAAATTGCAGATCAGtaagtgttttaacaatgaCTCATGGCATAGGCGGGATATCCCACGGAGGCGGGGGCGGTGGAGGGGGATTCAGTGGCGGCGGCTGGGGTGCCACAACTATCACTCACGTGCACACGTCATCGAGCAGACGACGGGGTAGCAATGGTGCCAACAACGCAGACGATAGCTGTGCCCTTTGTTGGCTTATTGGCTTCCTGTTGTGTCTAGTAAAGATGCCGTCAAAGACTCGCGTCATACTCACGTGGATTTATGTGATAGTTGCCATCGTCGTTTCCGGCGTTTTAATTGCAAAGCACCACGGAAGTAGAAGTATTTCCGTATCGCCATCAGATGAGAGATTTATTTCACCTCAGTCCGTGACGTTTTGTCAGTCAATGGTTTTGGACTATTATCAGTTAATAGActattttgtgtttgaaaagGAACCAGATATTATAACAAACAACCGTACTTATGTAACTAAATCAGTCTCATCATGCGTTTGGAGGGATACGTATGAATTTTGGGGCTTCTATATGCTTTCCGGCTCCGATCTTGGAATTTCGTTTACTTCAGACATTGGATATATGACGTTTTACCTTATTAAAGGTGACGGTAACTTCAACAAATGGAAAGACAACAGTGACTGTGATGACTGTTATCTGGTGAAGCGCCAGTGGATGAGTGATTCATTCAACTATTCAATCCCGTCTTCCGACCAGTATTACGCGGTATATGCCAACGACGACCTATTTGTTAGGCAATGTTCAATCGTTTCTGCAACATTCAGGTTAAACAGAACACAATACGATCTGTCCTCGGGAGTGAAACAATGTTCACAAAACTTTGACTGCACTGTTGACATAAATCTCGTTCATCCTCAAACGGTTGTAGTCCAAATTCCTGACTATGCCTCATTCGATTCTGATATAAATGTTTACTGCACTCCTCgtgcatacatgtactttatgATATGTGGCCTTTGCCCGGCAGTGATCGGTTTAGCAATCACAATAGTGGTCCTTAAATTATGGAAAAGGAAATTTCGTAGGCAAAGAAGAGACAGTCTGGTCCACATTGTATCCAACGATGAACGAATGCACGGCTTTGCAAACGACAGCGCGTCCGTAGGTCCAAGTCCACCAACATACGAGGCTTCCCAACAGACTGTCACACCAACTGCTCCTCCACCCAGTTATGAAAAAGCAATGACTGCTGAAGCAGGGAAAAAACAGCATCGTGCTACCAAGGTGACAACTAAATCCGCTACTACTGGGCTACCTACCCAACCCGGAGCTACAAGGACACCTACTCAATCCGCTACTTCTGGAGTAACTACCAAATCCGCTGCTTCTAAAGTTACATCCAAATCCTCTGCTACTAAAGTAACTACCAAATCCGCTGCTTCTAAAGTTACATCCAAATCCTCTGCTACTAAAGTAACAATCAAATCCGCTGCTGCAAGTTCAACTACAAAATCCGCTGCTGCAAGAGTAACTACCAAATCTGGTGTTGCTGGGCAAGCAAGGAAAGACAATGCTGCAAAGGCAACACATAAAAATGATGCTACAGTTATACCAAAAACAACTGGCGATATTAATACAgacaatgaagaaaaaaacacaaattaataaatatggtagaacaattttgaaaacgacaacattgtgtttttgttgtgatCTATATACTTTTCATATTCATATCCATTTCCTTGTCAATATTCAATAGCAAGACATAAATAAATCCATATCACGTTAATGGTGTCGTATTTTGATCCTACATCAAGCTTGTGTCAATTGTTAAGTGCTTCCTTTTATATCCTGTGGTGCGTTGTTTTAATGTCAAGAAGTTAgttgtttatcaaattttaaaaaagtaaatagcTTAATGTGTTGCGTGCTTTTTCTTTATTCCCTCTTAAGCATTTATCCGCTAAAATATTCAAGAAAGCTCACTGGATTACCAATGCGATTGAGTTGTTGCTTCATTTCCATTATGCTTCTGCTGTTGTAAATGCTGAATACATTTAATACTATatagtatgaaatattttataggAAAAATTGTTTCATCAAAAGGACAACACAACTTGATTTGATTCAAGGAAGGTTTGGGAGGCTTTgttgtaaaacaattatatattgtattaaagtgacactcttattgaAATgtcccataaggtagaaataccgtgttgtatgcacatttcttacaaattaaactcgttatccttcataagaacaattgttttagacatttatcaatcctttttggaatattaaaacaaaagtattcattgtggtaaatcttatttgggagtaagagtgcatctttaaatagttgGCGAAACTGTTACATATCTATGATAAAACGGTTATAGcatgctgaaaaaaatatggaacTGCATAACTGTCAAACCAAATTAGTTTTCACTCTcgacaaattttctttgtagtTTAGGTTTGTATGACTCCTGCTTTTATCTATAAGTTGGTAATGTTAAATTACTTTTATCATTAGTTAAACAGTGGTCGAACGTTAATTGAAAACAAGATTGGTGTGGTATATTAGATGACTGTGTCATGTAATGGTAGATTCTACAATAATATGTTACTCAAATTTAACACATACTTTGGTTTGCCCTACATCAAAATACTTTGCTTAAAGATTTGATTGCTCGACAAGAATTCTAAATGGattctttcagaaaaaaacaatgcgtatgaataCGTTTGAAGTGAACTTAAATTCGTGAAAAAACGTTTCTAACACACCGGATAGGAAATTCCGGTGAATTCGGAAAACTCTATTTGGCACCCTTATGctagatgagtcacgcgctgtgactttatacttttttaattattttattaaacacataGTGTAAGCATACTAATCATATTTCAATAGATaatttccataaacattaactttacaaattGATagcttcaaaacaaacaaaaaataacccttaaaagacgtgttATTGAAGGAACTTTTTGACGTATGcaatgaataaaaattactgcgcgtcataaCGTCAGtgaacatcatcgcacgcgcttttttgtgaaatgtacaCAAATGCGTTTTTCTATGCCATTTTTCACAAAGAAGTTATTTAAGatatgctagaaaaaaatatcaatcatgtgtgtccggtcatgatagaaaaaaaacacatggcAAATATTATTATTCTGGAATGTgtaagtaaatattatattcatttagaTTTTTTGAATTTCACAGAAAAGTCGGCGTTATTTTAGATCTACATTATTTAAAGTACAGCGAGGGGTTCACTCTAATTAGTGAATAACATTGTCATCGGAAAATTCAAGCAAATGACCGATTTGTAACTTAACGGAAAGTAACGAACAGTTCTGATAGGCCAACGAGCTTATAGTTGAATAAAGCGTTGGTTTCTATCATTGTAAGCAATTGGAATATGTGACCAAAACCTGGTTGTTTCCATCACTTGGCGAAATTTTTGAGGCACATGGTATGGGCACTTTTGATTGAAAATAGTCCTATATACATGCGATACAGTAAAAAGTATCGGGCGTTTCCAGCACGCTCTCGAATATGGATTATTAAGATTCTTCAGACGTAAAATATGCTTCGGATCGTAAGTATTTAAAATCTTTTTAGAATGATTTAGGTATACGACTACAATTAAGCGATGTAATTCACTCATGGCTCATTATAGGtacaacaaatatttgttatatttagcaCTCTTTCCTTtaagtaaatgatttttttaactgttgttGTCCAAATTCCCTTGAATGCCTCGTTCGATTCTGACATATTTGTTGACTGCACTccttgttcatacatgtatactttgtCCTATGCGGCCTTTCCCCGGCAGTGGTCGGTGCAGCAATACAGAAGTTGTCCTCAAAttaggaaataaataaattcaagaGGCAAAGGGACAGTCTCACCCGCATCATTTTAACGATGAACAAATGCACAACTTTATCAAAGACAGTTCAACTGTAGGTTCAAGTCCGCCAATCTACGAGGCTTTCCAGCAAATTGTCGCATCAGTCTCTCCTCGACCAGGTTATATACAATCACTTCTAAAACGGTGAAAGAAACGCATCTCGCTACCACGGCAACAACTAAATCCACTGCTACTAGGGTACCTGTCAAACCCGCTTCTACAGCAACAACCTAATTCGCTGCTACTCGAAACCAATCCGTTGCTTCTAGAGTAACTACAGTAACTTAATCCGCTGCAACAAGAGAAACAACCCGATCCATTGCTGCTAGGCAAACGAATGCGGATAGTGCTACAAATTCAACACATCAAAGTGGTGCTACTAACATGCCAAATAAAAGTAGCGATGTTTAAACattcagaaaataaagaaaaagaataCATTATTATGGTAGAACACTTTCGATAAAGCATGTAATCTGTACCTTATTCAGAAAGTCTTGTCCATATGCACTAGCAATAAAGTTCAGAATTAAATAatccaaaattatatttttaacaatttcaaaatgtcaataatATACCGGTTTTTTCTTAAAGATGAGCAATTTTTGTTAACAAAGCTATTAAATATTCAACTCATTCAAGAACGTACACTTAGTTATCAGAGTAATGACCACAATTTTCCCCTagttaaaaagcgccaaaatatcgcttttatttgtaaacaattcatgcattaaaataaaaacaataacaacattttgCATCAATGACTTGATAcctgaaagaaattattaaaataaatcatagcATATATAGCATCTTGGCGTATTTTTTTCAACTATCTTATGAACTGTATGCATTTTTGAGATACTCACAAAAGTAACATGTTTGAGTTAGAACAATTACTAAAACTGTACTAGCATACGGTTATTCCCTATGTCTCTCCATAGTTTCGTTTCGTATAGAGAGATTTACACTTAGTTCAACTTAAACTCAATTCAAAGCCGGTGTTGTCTCATCTTT encodes the following:
- the LOC128219110 gene encoding uncharacterized protein LOC128219110 codes for the protein MTHGIGGISHGGGGGGGGFSGGGWGATTITHVHTSSSRRRGSNGANNADDSCALCWLIGFLLCLVKMPSKTRVILTWIYVIVAIVVSGVLIAKHHGSRSISVSPSDERFISPQSVTFCQSMVLDYYQLIDYFVFEKEPDIITNNRTYVTKSVSSCVWRDTYEFWGFYMLSGSDLGISFTSDIGYMTFYLIKGDGNFNKWKDNSDCDDCYLVKRQWMSDSFNYSIPSSDQYYAVYANDDLFVRQCSIVSATFRLNRTQYDLSSGVKQCSQNFDCTVDINLVHPQTVVVQIPDYASFDSDINVYCTPRAYMYFMICGLCPAVIGLAITIVVLKLWKRKFRRQRRDSLVHIVSNDERMHGFANDSASVGPSPPTYEASQQTVTPTAPPPSYEKAMTAEAGKKQHRATKVTTKSATTGLPTQPGATRTPTQSATSGVTTKSAASKVTSKSSATKVTTKSAASKVTSKSSATKVTIKSAAASSTTKSAAARVTTKSGVAGQARKDNAAKATHKNDATVIPKTTGDINTDNEEKNTN